From a single Vanacampus margaritifer isolate UIUO_Vmar chromosome 15, RoL_Vmar_1.0, whole genome shotgun sequence genomic region:
- the ecsit gene encoding evolutionarily conserved signaling intermediate in Toll pathway, mitochondrial isoform X2, which produces MKWTRCLLRLLGQSAFPAARSTRPSLLRHPQHDQVRHFRSKKGGPVPAEFMGEHRAEMPVVTRDPFDMEHKTKASFAEALKAFTKADVRRRGHVEFIYAALKKMPEFGVERDLAVYNQLLDVFPKEVFVPRNFIQRMFNHYPRQQECGVQLLEQMENYGVTPNVETKVLLVQIFGEKGHPVRKYQRIMYWFPKFKHANPFPVPHQLPEDPVDLARFSLKRIANDLDAKVSVYQMPCTDVTETGDQITLPHIVGIQSPDQMELLGKHDPSRPVFVEGPFPLWLRRTCVHYYVLRAEPVPPGEKVEEPYDPERCFFYPLQLDLDLDRDLGDIETFDVEDLDEGPVFAMCMTSQGDQATLNQWISGLQGSNPILGQVPTLFRLQAGPRELRTETSREESPREESPREESPREESSPEGPEVIQEARRSSN; this is translated from the exons ATGAAGTGGACACGCTGCCTGCTCCGGCTGCTGGGCCAGTCCGCCTTCCCTGCAGCCCGGTCCACTCGCCCCAGTTTGCTACGCCATCCACAGCATGACCAG GTGAGGCATTTCCGCAGTAAAAAAGGCGGCCCCGTGCCCGCCGAGTTCATGGGCGAGCACCGCGCTGAGATGCCCGTTGTCACGCGCGACCCCTTCGACATGGAGCACAAAACCAAGGCCTCCTTCGCCGAGGCGCTGAAAGCGTTCACCAAGGCTGACGTGAGGCGACGGGGCCACGTGGAGTTCATCTACGCGGCGCTCAAAAAGATGCCCGAGTTCGGCGTGGAGCGCGACTTGGCCGTCTATAACCAGCTGCTGGACGTGTTTCCCAAGGAGGTGTTCGTGCCCAGGAACTTCATCCAGCGCATGTTCAACCACTATCCCCGGCAGCAGGAGTGCGGAGTGCAATTACTGGAACAAATGGAGAACTACG GAGTCACTCCCAACGTGGAGACCAAGGTTTTGCTGGTGCAGATTTTTGGCGAGAAGGGCCACCCTGTGAGGAAGTACCAGCGCATCATGTACTGGTTCCCGAAATTCAAACACGCCAACCCTTTCCCCGTCCCGCATCAGCTGCCCGAAGATCCGGTGGACCTTGCTCGCTTCAGCCTGAAGCGCATAGCCAACGACCTGGACGCCAAAGTCTCCGTTTACCAG ATGCCGTGCACAGACGTGACCGAGACCGGCGACCAGATCACGCTCCCCCACATTGTCGGCATCCAAAGCCCCGACCAGATGGAGCTCCTCGGCAAGCATGACCCGAGCAGGCCCGTGTTCGTGGAGGGACCGTTTCCCCTGTGGCTGAGGAGGACGTGCGTCCACTACTACGTCCTCCGGGCAGAACCCGTGCCGCCCGGCGAGAAG GTCGAGGAGCCCTACGACCCAGAGCGGTGTTTTTTCTACCCTCTCCAACTCGACCTCGACCTCGATCGGGACCTTGGGGATATAGAGACCTTCGATGTAGAAGACT TGGATGAAGGTCCGGTGTTTGCCATGTGCATGACCAGCCAGGGGGACCAGGCCACCCTCAACCAGTGGATCTCCGGTCTACAGGGTAGCAACCCCATCCTGGGTCAGGTCCCCACTCTCTTCCGCCTGCAAGCCGGCCCAAGGGAGCTCCGAACGGAAACCTCGAGGGAGGAGTCGCCGAGAGAGGAGTCGCCGAGAGAGGAGTCGCCGAGAGAGGAGTCGTCGCCTGAGGGGCCCGAGGTCATACAGGAGGCGAGGAGGAGCAGCAACTGA
- the eml3 gene encoding echinoderm microtubule-associated protein-like 3 isoform X1 — translation MESSTNSLDDASADGSVESADRASMMETRLQAQEDEITLLKASLADALRRIRLHDRLLPVLKQQLIAVNPAAARLINQVCCHESGKFSSSFGVEDGALRGSSHSPPITVGSTNGHTTAPADPRPATADRSTQTEASEAGRDPEPNAVQGRALLSGRVQSLHLEDALPHRAKLHRTSSVEEDDEDLEDDDEAAEQEKELSWIASVEEPIQPSTIVGLQGGSRSPEDADAHTPAVQNLGPSPSAPSPVRQAPQKPLIRRNSEKLGNQKRQIKRLDKKAASSATLLTRSPSLENRAREVVASSGSPGSKRGTYSQGQSIKMFIRGRPITMYIPSNIQNYEDLKMEPPSEKLELDWVYGYRGRDCRANLYFLPTGEAVYFIACVVVLYHVNNRTQRHYRRHTDCVRCLTVHPDKVRIASGQSAGVDKDGKVPLQPCVHIWDSATLVTLQQIGLGTFQRGVGSVTFSTMDCGVFLCVIDESTEHMLSVWDCARGSKQAEVKTTNETVLAVDFHPSDSSNIITCGKSHVYFWTLNAGQFTKKQGIFGKFKKPKFIQCFVFSLTGEVLTGDSEGNILTWGKSAADTRTLGKGAKETFQIMRQTRAHEGSVFTLCTLQGGGLLSGGSKDRKIIRWSADLAPEHECEIPENFGAVRTVADIDGEELLVGTTRNAILRGTLSSGFVAIVQGHVDEMWGLATHPSMNDFLSCGHDRQVCLWNTEEHTLQWSITLEEYGLCADFCPNGSVVSVGLSTGRWVVLDLVTAEVISESVDGNEQHSVMRYSPDGSCLAVGSHDNFIYIYNVTENGRRYTRFGRCNGHSSFITHLDWSKDGKFIMSNSGDYEILYWDVAAGCKLLRNRFESKDREWASYTCVLGFHVMGVWLEGSDGTDINALCRSHSESVVAVADDFCKVHLFQYPCPKPKAPSHRYEGHGSHVTNVRFTHSDSHLLSMGGKDTCILQWRVIRGGAAASSPEPAPTSRCKM, via the exons ATGGAATCCTCAACCAACAGCCTGG ATGACGCGTCGGCGGACGGCAGCGTGGAATCCGCCGACCGGGCGTCCATGATGGAGACGCGTCTTCAGGCGCAGGAGGACGAGATCACGCTGCTCAAGGCCTCGCTCGCGGACGCCTTGCGCCGGATCCGCCTCCACGATCGACTTCTCCCCGTACTGAAGCAGCAGCTCATCGCAG TGAACCCCGCTGCTGCCAGATTGATCAACCAAGTCTGCTGCCATGAGAGCGGAAAGTTTTCTTCCAGCTTCGGTGTTGAGGACGGAGCCCTGCGTGGTTCGAG CCACTCACCACCCATTACTGTGGGCAGCACTAACGGCCACACGACGGCCCCGGCAGATCCGAGACCGGCGACAGCGGACCGGTCCACCCAAACGGAGGCGAGCGAGGCCGGCCGGGATCCCGAGCCGAATGCGGTGCAGGGCAGGGCGCTTTTATCCGGGCGGGTGCAGAGCCTCCACCTGGAGGACGCCCTCCCGCATCGGGCCAAGCTGCACCGCACCAGCAGCGTGGAGGAGGACGACGAAGACCTGGAGGACGACGACGAGGCGGCGGAGCAGGAAAAGGAGCTGAGTTGGATAGCGTCGGTTGAGGAGCCCATACAGCCCAGCACCATCGTCGGCCTCCAGGGCGGAAGTCGTTCCCCGGAAGATGCTGACGCGCACACGCCTGCCGTTCAGAACCTCGGCCCTTCGCCAAGTGCTCCGTCCCCCGTCCGGCAAGCGCCGCAGAAACCTCT gaTTCGAAGGAACAGCGAGAAACTGGGGAACCAGAAGAGGCAGATCAAGCGCTTGGACAAAAAAGCGGCGTCCTCGGCCACCCTCCTCACGCGCTCCCCAAGCTTAGAGAA TCGTGCCAGGGAGGTCGTTGCCAGCTCAG GATCCCCTGGCTCCAAAAGAGGAACTTACAGTCAAG gccAGTCTATCAAAATGTTCATCCGCGGCCGTCCAATCACCATGTACATCCCCTCCAACATCCAAAATTACGAAGACCTAAAGATGGAGCCTCCCTCTGAGAAACTGGAACTGGACTGGGT CTACGGCTACCGGGGGCGAGACTGTCGGGCCAACCTGTACTTCCTCCCGACGGGCGAGGCGGTCTACTTCATCGCCTGCGTGGTCGTCCTCTACCACGTCAACAACCGCACGCAGCGCCATTACCGCAGACACACCGACTGCGTTCGCTG TCTCACTGTGCATCCCGACAAAGTGCGAATAGCATCTGGTCAATCAGCGGGCGTGGACAAAGACGGCAAGGTG CCCCTGCAGCCTTGCGTTCATATCTGGGACTCCGCCACTTTGGTCACCCTGCAGCAAATCGGACTTGGAACTTTCCAGAGAGGAGTGGGATCGGTTACGTTTTCCACTATG GACTGCGGCGTCTTCCTGTGTGTGATTGATGAATCCACCGAGCACATGTTGTCGGTGTGGGACTGCGCCAGAGGGAGCAAGCAAGCCGAGGTCAAG actaccAACGAGACGGTGCTCGCTGTGGACTTCCACCCCAGCGACAGCAGCAACATCATCACCTGCGGTAAATCCCACGTCTACTTCTGGACTCTGAACGCGGGGCAATTCACCAAGAAACAAGGCATCTTCGGA AAATTCAAGAAGCCCAAGTTTATCCAGTGCTTTGTGTTCAGCCTGACTGGTGAAGTTTTGACTGGAGACTCGGAAGGGAACATCCTGACATGGGGCAAGTCTGCCGCAGATACCAGAACTCTTGGCAAAGGAGCCAAAG AGACCTTCCAGATCATGCGACAGACCAGAGCGCACGAGGGCAGCGTGTTCACCTTGTGCACGCTGCAGGGAGGCGGTCTGCTCAGCGGAGGAAGCAAAGACCGCAAGATCATCCGCTGGAGCGCCGACCTGGCTCCGGAGCACGAGTGTGAG ATTCCTGAAAATTTTGGGGCGGTCCGCACCGTGGCGGATATCGACGGAGAGGAACTGTTAGTCGGAACGACAAGAAACGCCATCCTCAGGGGCACTTTGTCCTCCGGTTTTGTTGCAATAGTGCAA GGTCACGTGGACGAGATGTGGGGTCTTGCGACACACCCGTCCATGAACGACTTTCTCTCCTGCGGCCATGACAGGCAGGTGTGCTTGTGGAACACCGAGGAACACACGTTGCAATGGAGCATCACTCTGGAG GAGTATGGCTTGTGCGCTGATTTCTGCCCAAATGGATCCGTGGTTTCGGTCGGCCTCAGCACAGGAAG ATGGGTGGTCCTCGACCTGGTGACCGCCGAGGTCATCTCCGAGTCGGTCGACGGGAACGAGCAGCATTCCGTCATGAGATACTCTCCAG ATGGCAGCTGTCTGGCTGTGGGGTCCCATGACAATTTCATCTACATCTATAACGTGACGGAAAATGGACGGCGCTACACTCGTTTTGGGAGATGCAAC GGTCACTCCAGTTTCATTACTCACTTGGATTGGTCCAAAGACGGGAAGTTCATTATGTCGAATTCAGGCGACTATGAAATCCTCTATT GGGACGTTGCTGCGGGCTGCAAACTATTAAGGAATCGCTTTGAGAGCAAAGACCGGGAGTGGGCGTCCTACACCTGCGTGCTGGGCTTCCACGTCATGG GCGTGTGGCTGGAGGGCTCGGACGGAACGGACATCAACGCGCTGTGTCGCTCCCACAGCGAGAGCGTGGTGGCGGTGGCGGACGACTTCTGCAAAGTCCATCTTTTCCAGTACCCTTGTCCCAAACCCAAG GCGCCAAGCCACAGGTACGAGGGTCACGGCAGCCACGTCACCAACGTGCGCTTCACCCACAGCGACTCCCACCTGCTCTCCATGGGCGGCAAGGACACCTGCATCCTGCAGTGGCGGGTGATCCGAGGCGGCGCCGCCGCCAGCTCTCCGGAACCCGCCCCCACCAGCCG ATGCAAAATGTGA
- the eml3 gene encoding echinoderm microtubule-associated protein-like 3 isoform X2 gives MESSTNSLDDASADGSVESADRASMMETRLQAQEDEITLLKASLADALRRIRLHDRLLPVLKQQLIAVNPAAARLINQVCCHESGKFSSSFGVEDGALRGSSHSPPITVGSTNGHTTAPADPRPATADRSTQTEASEAGRDPEPNAVQGRALLSGRVQSLHLEDALPHRAKLHRTSSVEEDDEDLEDDDEAAEQEKELSWIASVEEPIQPSTIVGLQGGSRSPEDADAHTPAVQNLGPSPSAPSPVRQAPQKPLIRRNSEKLGNQKRQIKRLDKKAASSATLLTRSPSLENRAREVVASSGSPGSKRGTYSQGQSIKMFIRGRPITMYIPSNIQNYEDLKMEPPSEKLELDWVYGYRGRDCRANLYFLPTGEAVYFIACVVVLYHVNNRTQRHYRRHTDCVRCLTVHPDKVRIASGQSAGVDKDGKPLQPCVHIWDSATLVTLQQIGLGTFQRGVGSVTFSTMDCGVFLCVIDESTEHMLSVWDCARGSKQAEVKTTNETVLAVDFHPSDSSNIITCGKSHVYFWTLNAGQFTKKQGIFGKFKKPKFIQCFVFSLTGEVLTGDSEGNILTWGKSAADTRTLGKGAKETFQIMRQTRAHEGSVFTLCTLQGGGLLSGGSKDRKIIRWSADLAPEHECEIPENFGAVRTVADIDGEELLVGTTRNAILRGTLSSGFVAIVQGHVDEMWGLATHPSMNDFLSCGHDRQVCLWNTEEHTLQWSITLEEYGLCADFCPNGSVVSVGLSTGRWVVLDLVTAEVISESVDGNEQHSVMRYSPDGSCLAVGSHDNFIYIYNVTENGRRYTRFGRCNGHSSFITHLDWSKDGKFIMSNSGDYEILYWDVAAGCKLLRNRFESKDREWASYTCVLGFHVMGVWLEGSDGTDINALCRSHSESVVAVADDFCKVHLFQYPCPKPKAPSHRYEGHGSHVTNVRFTHSDSHLLSMGGKDTCILQWRVIRGGAAASSPEPAPTSRCKM, from the exons ATGGAATCCTCAACCAACAGCCTGG ATGACGCGTCGGCGGACGGCAGCGTGGAATCCGCCGACCGGGCGTCCATGATGGAGACGCGTCTTCAGGCGCAGGAGGACGAGATCACGCTGCTCAAGGCCTCGCTCGCGGACGCCTTGCGCCGGATCCGCCTCCACGATCGACTTCTCCCCGTACTGAAGCAGCAGCTCATCGCAG TGAACCCCGCTGCTGCCAGATTGATCAACCAAGTCTGCTGCCATGAGAGCGGAAAGTTTTCTTCCAGCTTCGGTGTTGAGGACGGAGCCCTGCGTGGTTCGAG CCACTCACCACCCATTACTGTGGGCAGCACTAACGGCCACACGACGGCCCCGGCAGATCCGAGACCGGCGACAGCGGACCGGTCCACCCAAACGGAGGCGAGCGAGGCCGGCCGGGATCCCGAGCCGAATGCGGTGCAGGGCAGGGCGCTTTTATCCGGGCGGGTGCAGAGCCTCCACCTGGAGGACGCCCTCCCGCATCGGGCCAAGCTGCACCGCACCAGCAGCGTGGAGGAGGACGACGAAGACCTGGAGGACGACGACGAGGCGGCGGAGCAGGAAAAGGAGCTGAGTTGGATAGCGTCGGTTGAGGAGCCCATACAGCCCAGCACCATCGTCGGCCTCCAGGGCGGAAGTCGTTCCCCGGAAGATGCTGACGCGCACACGCCTGCCGTTCAGAACCTCGGCCCTTCGCCAAGTGCTCCGTCCCCCGTCCGGCAAGCGCCGCAGAAACCTCT gaTTCGAAGGAACAGCGAGAAACTGGGGAACCAGAAGAGGCAGATCAAGCGCTTGGACAAAAAAGCGGCGTCCTCGGCCACCCTCCTCACGCGCTCCCCAAGCTTAGAGAA TCGTGCCAGGGAGGTCGTTGCCAGCTCAG GATCCCCTGGCTCCAAAAGAGGAACTTACAGTCAAG gccAGTCTATCAAAATGTTCATCCGCGGCCGTCCAATCACCATGTACATCCCCTCCAACATCCAAAATTACGAAGACCTAAAGATGGAGCCTCCCTCTGAGAAACTGGAACTGGACTGGGT CTACGGCTACCGGGGGCGAGACTGTCGGGCCAACCTGTACTTCCTCCCGACGGGCGAGGCGGTCTACTTCATCGCCTGCGTGGTCGTCCTCTACCACGTCAACAACCGCACGCAGCGCCATTACCGCAGACACACCGACTGCGTTCGCTG TCTCACTGTGCATCCCGACAAAGTGCGAATAGCATCTGGTCAATCAGCGGGCGTGGACAAAGACGGCAAG CCCCTGCAGCCTTGCGTTCATATCTGGGACTCCGCCACTTTGGTCACCCTGCAGCAAATCGGACTTGGAACTTTCCAGAGAGGAGTGGGATCGGTTACGTTTTCCACTATG GACTGCGGCGTCTTCCTGTGTGTGATTGATGAATCCACCGAGCACATGTTGTCGGTGTGGGACTGCGCCAGAGGGAGCAAGCAAGCCGAGGTCAAG actaccAACGAGACGGTGCTCGCTGTGGACTTCCACCCCAGCGACAGCAGCAACATCATCACCTGCGGTAAATCCCACGTCTACTTCTGGACTCTGAACGCGGGGCAATTCACCAAGAAACAAGGCATCTTCGGA AAATTCAAGAAGCCCAAGTTTATCCAGTGCTTTGTGTTCAGCCTGACTGGTGAAGTTTTGACTGGAGACTCGGAAGGGAACATCCTGACATGGGGCAAGTCTGCCGCAGATACCAGAACTCTTGGCAAAGGAGCCAAAG AGACCTTCCAGATCATGCGACAGACCAGAGCGCACGAGGGCAGCGTGTTCACCTTGTGCACGCTGCAGGGAGGCGGTCTGCTCAGCGGAGGAAGCAAAGACCGCAAGATCATCCGCTGGAGCGCCGACCTGGCTCCGGAGCACGAGTGTGAG ATTCCTGAAAATTTTGGGGCGGTCCGCACCGTGGCGGATATCGACGGAGAGGAACTGTTAGTCGGAACGACAAGAAACGCCATCCTCAGGGGCACTTTGTCCTCCGGTTTTGTTGCAATAGTGCAA GGTCACGTGGACGAGATGTGGGGTCTTGCGACACACCCGTCCATGAACGACTTTCTCTCCTGCGGCCATGACAGGCAGGTGTGCTTGTGGAACACCGAGGAACACACGTTGCAATGGAGCATCACTCTGGAG GAGTATGGCTTGTGCGCTGATTTCTGCCCAAATGGATCCGTGGTTTCGGTCGGCCTCAGCACAGGAAG ATGGGTGGTCCTCGACCTGGTGACCGCCGAGGTCATCTCCGAGTCGGTCGACGGGAACGAGCAGCATTCCGTCATGAGATACTCTCCAG ATGGCAGCTGTCTGGCTGTGGGGTCCCATGACAATTTCATCTACATCTATAACGTGACGGAAAATGGACGGCGCTACACTCGTTTTGGGAGATGCAAC GGTCACTCCAGTTTCATTACTCACTTGGATTGGTCCAAAGACGGGAAGTTCATTATGTCGAATTCAGGCGACTATGAAATCCTCTATT GGGACGTTGCTGCGGGCTGCAAACTATTAAGGAATCGCTTTGAGAGCAAAGACCGGGAGTGGGCGTCCTACACCTGCGTGCTGGGCTTCCACGTCATGG GCGTGTGGCTGGAGGGCTCGGACGGAACGGACATCAACGCGCTGTGTCGCTCCCACAGCGAGAGCGTGGTGGCGGTGGCGGACGACTTCTGCAAAGTCCATCTTTTCCAGTACCCTTGTCCCAAACCCAAG GCGCCAAGCCACAGGTACGAGGGTCACGGCAGCCACGTCACCAACGTGCGCTTCACCCACAGCGACTCCCACCTGCTCTCCATGGGCGGCAAGGACACCTGCATCCTGCAGTGGCGGGTGATCCGAGGCGGCGCCGCCGCCAGCTCTCCGGAACCCGCCCCCACCAGCCG ATGCAAAATGTGA
- the ecsit gene encoding evolutionarily conserved signaling intermediate in Toll pathway, mitochondrial isoform X1 yields the protein MKWTRCLLRLLGQSAFPAARSTRPSLLRHPQHDQQVRHFRSKKGGPVPAEFMGEHRAEMPVVTRDPFDMEHKTKASFAEALKAFTKADVRRRGHVEFIYAALKKMPEFGVERDLAVYNQLLDVFPKEVFVPRNFIQRMFNHYPRQQECGVQLLEQMENYGVTPNVETKVLLVQIFGEKGHPVRKYQRIMYWFPKFKHANPFPVPHQLPEDPVDLARFSLKRIANDLDAKVSVYQMPCTDVTETGDQITLPHIVGIQSPDQMELLGKHDPSRPVFVEGPFPLWLRRTCVHYYVLRAEPVPPGEKVEEPYDPERCFFYPLQLDLDLDRDLGDIETFDVEDLDEGPVFAMCMTSQGDQATLNQWISGLQGSNPILGQVPTLFRLQAGPRELRTETSREESPREESPREESPREESSPEGPEVIQEARRSSN from the exons ATGAAGTGGACACGCTGCCTGCTCCGGCTGCTGGGCCAGTCCGCCTTCCCTGCAGCCCGGTCCACTCGCCCCAGTTTGCTACGCCATCCACAGCATGACCAG CAGGTGAGGCATTTCCGCAGTAAAAAAGGCGGCCCCGTGCCCGCCGAGTTCATGGGCGAGCACCGCGCTGAGATGCCCGTTGTCACGCGCGACCCCTTCGACATGGAGCACAAAACCAAGGCCTCCTTCGCCGAGGCGCTGAAAGCGTTCACCAAGGCTGACGTGAGGCGACGGGGCCACGTGGAGTTCATCTACGCGGCGCTCAAAAAGATGCCCGAGTTCGGCGTGGAGCGCGACTTGGCCGTCTATAACCAGCTGCTGGACGTGTTTCCCAAGGAGGTGTTCGTGCCCAGGAACTTCATCCAGCGCATGTTCAACCACTATCCCCGGCAGCAGGAGTGCGGAGTGCAATTACTGGAACAAATGGAGAACTACG GAGTCACTCCCAACGTGGAGACCAAGGTTTTGCTGGTGCAGATTTTTGGCGAGAAGGGCCACCCTGTGAGGAAGTACCAGCGCATCATGTACTGGTTCCCGAAATTCAAACACGCCAACCCTTTCCCCGTCCCGCATCAGCTGCCCGAAGATCCGGTGGACCTTGCTCGCTTCAGCCTGAAGCGCATAGCCAACGACCTGGACGCCAAAGTCTCCGTTTACCAG ATGCCGTGCACAGACGTGACCGAGACCGGCGACCAGATCACGCTCCCCCACATTGTCGGCATCCAAAGCCCCGACCAGATGGAGCTCCTCGGCAAGCATGACCCGAGCAGGCCCGTGTTCGTGGAGGGACCGTTTCCCCTGTGGCTGAGGAGGACGTGCGTCCACTACTACGTCCTCCGGGCAGAACCCGTGCCGCCCGGCGAGAAG GTCGAGGAGCCCTACGACCCAGAGCGGTGTTTTTTCTACCCTCTCCAACTCGACCTCGACCTCGATCGGGACCTTGGGGATATAGAGACCTTCGATGTAGAAGACT TGGATGAAGGTCCGGTGTTTGCCATGTGCATGACCAGCCAGGGGGACCAGGCCACCCTCAACCAGTGGATCTCCGGTCTACAGGGTAGCAACCCCATCCTGGGTCAGGTCCCCACTCTCTTCCGCCTGCAAGCCGGCCCAAGGGAGCTCCGAACGGAAACCTCGAGGGAGGAGTCGCCGAGAGAGGAGTCGCCGAGAGAGGAGTCGCCGAGAGAGGAGTCGTCGCCTGAGGGGCCCGAGGTCATACAGGAGGCGAGGAGGAGCAGCAACTGA
- the ecsit gene encoding evolutionarily conserved signaling intermediate in Toll pathway, mitochondrial isoform X3, translated as MKWTRCLLRLLGQSAFPAARSTRPSLLRHPQHDQQVRHFRSKKGGPVPAEFMGEHRAEMPVVTRDPFDMEHKTKASFAEALKAFTKADVRRRGHVEFIYAALKKMPEFGVERDLAVYNQLLDVFPKEVFVPRNFIQRMFNHYPRQQECGVQLLEQMENYGVTPNVETKVLLVQIFGEKGHPVRKYQRIMYWFPKFKHANPFPVPHQLPEDPVDLARFSLKRIANDLDAKVSVYQMPCTDVTETGDQITLPHIVGIQSPDQMELLGKHDPSRPVFVEGPFPLWLRRTCVHYYVLRAEPVPPGEKVEEPYDPERCFFYPLQLDLDLDRDLGDIETFDVEDLDEGPVFAMCMTSQGDQATLNQWISGLQGSNPILGQVPTLFRLQAGPRELRTETSREESPREESSPEGPEVIQEARRSSN; from the exons ATGAAGTGGACACGCTGCCTGCTCCGGCTGCTGGGCCAGTCCGCCTTCCCTGCAGCCCGGTCCACTCGCCCCAGTTTGCTACGCCATCCACAGCATGACCAG CAGGTGAGGCATTTCCGCAGTAAAAAAGGCGGCCCCGTGCCCGCCGAGTTCATGGGCGAGCACCGCGCTGAGATGCCCGTTGTCACGCGCGACCCCTTCGACATGGAGCACAAAACCAAGGCCTCCTTCGCCGAGGCGCTGAAAGCGTTCACCAAGGCTGACGTGAGGCGACGGGGCCACGTGGAGTTCATCTACGCGGCGCTCAAAAAGATGCCCGAGTTCGGCGTGGAGCGCGACTTGGCCGTCTATAACCAGCTGCTGGACGTGTTTCCCAAGGAGGTGTTCGTGCCCAGGAACTTCATCCAGCGCATGTTCAACCACTATCCCCGGCAGCAGGAGTGCGGAGTGCAATTACTGGAACAAATGGAGAACTACG GAGTCACTCCCAACGTGGAGACCAAGGTTTTGCTGGTGCAGATTTTTGGCGAGAAGGGCCACCCTGTGAGGAAGTACCAGCGCATCATGTACTGGTTCCCGAAATTCAAACACGCCAACCCTTTCCCCGTCCCGCATCAGCTGCCCGAAGATCCGGTGGACCTTGCTCGCTTCAGCCTGAAGCGCATAGCCAACGACCTGGACGCCAAAGTCTCCGTTTACCAG ATGCCGTGCACAGACGTGACCGAGACCGGCGACCAGATCACGCTCCCCCACATTGTCGGCATCCAAAGCCCCGACCAGATGGAGCTCCTCGGCAAGCATGACCCGAGCAGGCCCGTGTTCGTGGAGGGACCGTTTCCCCTGTGGCTGAGGAGGACGTGCGTCCACTACTACGTCCTCCGGGCAGAACCCGTGCCGCCCGGCGAGAAG GTCGAGGAGCCCTACGACCCAGAGCGGTGTTTTTTCTACCCTCTCCAACTCGACCTCGACCTCGATCGGGACCTTGGGGATATAGAGACCTTCGATGTAGAAGACT TGGATGAAGGTCCGGTGTTTGCCATGTGCATGACCAGCCAGGGGGACCAGGCCACCCTCAACCAGTGGATCTCCGGTCTACAGGGTAGCAACCCCATCCTGGGTCAGGTCCCCACTCTCTTCCGCCTGCAAGCCGGCCCAAGGGAGCTCCGAACGGAAACCTCGAGGGAGGAGTCGCCGAGAGAGGAGTCG TCGCCTGAGGGGCCCGAGGTCATACAGGAGGCGAGGAGGAGCAGCAACTGA